From the genome of Oryza glaberrima chromosome 1, OglaRS2, whole genome shotgun sequence:
GCGGCCTCCCCGTCCTGCCCATCGTCGAGTGGGACGACCAGCTCATCGGCGACGGTATATATGACACAGTACACACATCCATGGACAACCTGATGACCACCATTGATTCGATCGATTATTCTTTGATGCCATTGATGTGATGTTGATGCAGGGAAGGTGGGGAAGACGATGATGGCGCTGTCGGATCTGCTCTGGGAGGACATGAAATCGGGGCCGGACAGGATCGCAGTCCCGTACAAGTGATGGATTATTGGAGTTGGGTGAGGCTCCTCGGGCGTACGTCAGAAAGAGGTGTGCTACCGACGTGTGGATTCATGACGGTAAGCTTCACCTGTTAGGGATTCACGTCTCTTCGACTTTATATGAGAGGAGCTACGTCCATCGGAGATAGGAGGAGAAGGGCAACGTGCCGAGTATATATGTGTAGTGTACGTACGCGTGAGCGAGCTGAGATGGATATGATGCAGTATCGTGTCGTTTCGTTTCGTTTCTCCTTGTGTTCATGTGTGGTTTGTATGGCTTTTTATCTGTACGTGTCGTCAATGTAATCCTTGTATTTTGCGGTGTATCAGTACTGTATGAGTGTATGTGTTTATCGATTGATCATTAAGTGAATGAATAATGGATTCTCTCGATTTCAAATGTAACCATGATGATTTTAGACTTGGCTCTATATATCTTAATGGTTCGAATGAAATCCTAAGAAATTTGAGTCGACCAATCATAGACACCGGATGCACGTTTAACGGTTAAAAACAGTGGGACAGAGAAGTCAAGCGGCGTTCTATATGAAGAGAAGAATCATCTGGAGAAGACACTTGAAATCTAATGTTGGGATGATGAGAAATAGTGCAAGGCTATTTAGACTTTTCAtgaacaaatataaatatattgtgcATCTCTCCTGTTTAGGGAGAGGATTTCATACGGATCTCCACCTAGCGCAAAAAAACAAAGGACATGCATTGACATCCATGTACACATCACATGATCACCCGACTCTTTTGTACAAGACACGTCTTGCATTCAAGTGCATCTATGCGTGCAGCGTGCATAAATCTCAAGATGATTTTTGAGCGTATCCAAAAAGGGAAATAATCTTGTTGGGCTTAGCTTGAGCCTTTTATGCCGAGCCCACCGGCCCAGTCACTGCCTGGCCCAATAGAACctgaaaggttttttttttctaaaataagtcCACTTGTCGTCCCTTAGCTTTACATCGAGTTTAATCGGTATACATAAACCATAATACTAGAAATCTTGACAACCCCAATTTACAAAATCAGTTTAAATTAGGTCTCATAGCAATATGGATGgatggtttcactgacgtgccATGTTAGTTagcaagaagaaaataaaagaaacatgaGGGGACCCACATGcaagtaagattttttttttagaaaaaaaaatgttagatgTGGGTTCACGATAAGGGAGGCAGCTGTCCGAGCTCGCTCGCCTAGGCTCCGTGCAAGGGAGGCGGAGGCTGGAGAGGGGTaagggggaggcggccgacgaGTTTGTCCAAACTTGCGTTGGGCCTTCATTAGAGGGAGGCTGAGTTTCGCCATCCGCACGCTGAGCTTGTTGTCACCCCCAATCCCTTCTGCTCCGCATGGGTCTCTAGCACCCGCACAGATCTGAGACTACCGCTGTTGTCAATGCCCTTCATCAGCTTCTTCCCTTTTGACAGATCACACGGCTGTCGTCcagggacctcctctacctcgCCTTCCTTTTCCTTCACTAAGCTCCTCACACCGACCTCTCCCACCTTGTCACCGTTGCCTAGAACTTGGATCTGGCGCTCAGTGGTCCCGTCGCATGCCACCCTCTCCATTGCCGATGTACAGGGGGGACTCAACCTGCTTGGCTGCCATCCCCTGCTATTCCCCAACCTCCTCCCTGCATGCTCCGCCGACGAAGGGGATTTGCACCATGGGTCCATGTCGCATGATCTTATTCGCCCCTATACCCTCAACAACGTCCCATCGTCTCTATTCGGGTCACCTTCGTGCAACATGAGCCAATCCCGTGCCCTCTCAACGTCCTCCCGTCGTTGCGTTGACATCCTGCACCATCCTCGACCTCCTGTGTAGTCTCTAAAAGACATAGCTTCGAGGTGGCAGAGAAGGAGAATAATAGTGGCGataggaagaggaggcggcaaTGGTGGAGGAGGAAGTCGTTGTTGCACCTTCTAGCCTAAGTGGGCGATCAGGATCGAGAGTGGTCAAGCTTGTTGCCGTCGACGATGCTGTCTCGGCGCCTACTTTTGCGGGAAAGAGAAGAGGGTAGCAGAGTGAGGATGACAGATGAGACCTATTCTTCTTGCCACGTAAACACCTAGTCTGCATGAGTGGACCGGGCCAACTTACCACGTCAGCGAACCAAGCTATATATACTGTTTGAGTACCTAATTTAACCCGATTTTATAAGTTAAGCCTTCCAAGATCTCTAGCATTACGGTTTAGAGATGCCATGTAAAGCTGAGGGATgacaagtgaacttattccttattttctaaaaacaaaaaagCATTCAACTTCCAGGAAAATAGGCCCAGCCCAATTCCATCAACCCTACGGCTGCTACGCCTGCGAGCCTACATgaacccacccacccacccaccccttCGTCTTCTGCACCCCCacgccacctccaccaccaccaccaccatcgcacTCCCAACTCCCAAACCGCAGCGCTAGGGTTTCCCCcaaccaccatcaccaccgcccCCGCCAAAATCCCGatccccgcctccgccaccgccgccgatgtCGACCCCCGCCGCGGGCGAGAAGCCGGCGCTGAGGAAGCCGGTGTTCACCAAGGTCGACCAGCTCAAGCCGGTCACCAGCGGCCACACCCTCACCGTCAAGGTCGTCAGCGCCACCCCCGTCCCAGGCCGCGCGCGGCCGGGCGTCGCCGCCCCGTCCCGCCCCCCGCGCATCGCGGAGTgcctcgtcggcgacgagaccggcgccatcgtcttcaCCGCCCGCAACGAGCAAGGTGGGTGAGGGAGGGTCACTGAGTCTGACTGTGTGCTCTTTGGTCTTTCGCCGTTTGTCGGTGCGGGGCTTGTCGGGCGCCGGATTTGCTAGGCCGCGATCTGGTCGCGCCGATCTGTTTGGATTGGTAGATGATCGGGTAAATCGTATAGGATTCTTCAT
Proteins encoded in this window:
- the LOC127761530 gene encoding uncharacterized protein At4g28440, with translation MSTPAAGEKPALRKPVFTKVDQLKPVTSGHTLTVKVVSATPVPGRARPGVAAPSRPPRIAECLVGDETGAIVFTARNEQVDLLKPGATVIMRNAKIDMFKGSMRLAVDKWGRIEATEPASFTVKEDNNLSLVEYELVNVTE